One window from the genome of Halobellus litoreus encodes:
- a CDS encoding DUF7509 family protein: MFDGDTDFRYDGRPISDILAEQAPEPPKIGPHNDFTVYVMGPYTAFNAEKAYDDADQLRTPFQKDPLFDPEEHVDENGNSSMEEALRDFCRELRHEHNCRAFIATDIDIPTHQQAENHNKERDADDPEITGMDPLAQSVAFAAHSDAVIFLFTRGGLTTGVGAETGGILGEFHLRRGNPATTHKPGQRIAIYRDKNFGSATIDELPKGYDVQYDTFGSKKNLHQTVRRWFDNLSRETRDTDLPVFIPGETYSSEIDT; encoded by the coding sequence ATGTTCGATGGCGATACGGATTTTCGGTACGACGGTCGCCCAATATCTGATATTCTCGCTGAACAAGCACCAGAGCCCCCTAAGATCGGGCCGCACAACGACTTCACGGTGTACGTGATGGGCCCCTACACGGCGTTTAATGCGGAGAAGGCGTACGACGACGCCGACCAACTCCGAACACCGTTCCAGAAAGATCCGCTCTTCGATCCCGAGGAACACGTCGACGAGAACGGGAACAGCAGTATGGAAGAAGCACTGCGGGACTTTTGTCGCGAACTTCGACACGAACACAACTGTCGAGCGTTCATCGCCACCGATATCGACATCCCGACTCACCAGCAGGCGGAAAACCACAATAAAGAGAGGGACGCAGACGATCCGGAAATCACTGGAATGGACCCACTGGCTCAATCGGTAGCGTTTGCTGCGCACAGCGACGCGGTTATATTCCTCTTCACGCGTGGCGGGCTAACGACTGGGGTCGGTGCGGAAACAGGTGGCATCCTCGGCGAGTTCCACCTTCGACGCGGCAACCCTGCGACCACACACAAACCTGGCCAGCGGATCGCGATCTATCGAGACAAAAACTTCGGGAGTGCGACGATCGATGAACTTCCGAAGGGGTACGACGTCCAGTACGATACCTTCGGATCGAAAAAGAATCTCCATCAGACAGTTCGCCGGTGGTTCGATAACCTCAGCCGGGAAACAAGGGATACCGACCTTCCCGTTTTTATTCCCGGTGAAACGTATTCTTCAGAGATCGATACCTAA
- a CDS encoding ArsR/SmtB family transcription factor: MSSESTHPTPDPDESGLKQYVEEQLFGNSMGTLSDHVARKAALGDSRRYAILYYLWDREEVARKELASAIDDPQFDLTHHLGKLIEAGLVARTGAPEDEDSRQTFYRITHIGRQEVASDIENVTGSKPQ, encoded by the coding sequence ATGTCCTCTGAATCCACTCACCCGACACCAGACCCCGACGAGAGCGGCTTGAAACAGTACGTCGAGGAGCAATTGTTCGGCAACAGTATGGGCACGCTCTCGGATCACGTCGCCCGAAAAGCCGCCCTCGGCGATTCGAGGCGATACGCTATCCTCTATTACCTTTGGGACCGGGAGGAAGTCGCTCGCAAGGAGCTGGCCAGCGCGATCGACGATCCGCAGTTCGACCTCACGCACCACTTGGGGAAACTCATCGAAGCGGGTCTCGTCGCTCGAACCGGCGCGCCCGAAGACGAGGACAGCCGGCAGACGTTCTACCGGATCACGCATATCGGCCGCCAGGAAGTTGCATCCGATATCGAGAACGTCACCGGTTCTAAACCGCAATAG
- a CDS encoding tyrosine-type recombinase/integrase: MSNDVPTVADPDSLEARLEEVLDQTTESLEPISPERALELYLDDKARDCQQATVDAHRSRIGFFVDWCADQDIDSLDQLSARDLHEFRVWRREDLNVVSEKTQMDSLRVFIEWCETIDAVESGLYRKVDSPNLDNGENARDTVLSADRAQEVLAYLERYEYATTEHVCWVILTETGVRLGGARALDVEDYQTDTETPHLEIHHRPESETPIKNKKPGERRVAISEAACEVIDDYLERRRPDVVDDYQRKPLLATQRGRVATSTIRAYVYRWSRPCATGRECPHDRDPDDCEAANNEARASRCPSSVTPHPIRRGYITQLLRAGIPVEVVSDRCNVSPAIIDQHYDVRSKEDKMQQRQEVLGDLRGRGSSYT, encoded by the coding sequence GTGTCTAACGACGTTCCAACCGTAGCAGACCCTGACAGTCTGGAGGCGCGCTTGGAGGAGGTGCTTGACCAGACGACCGAATCGCTCGAACCGATTTCCCCGGAACGGGCGTTAGAACTCTACCTCGATGATAAGGCCCGCGACTGCCAACAGGCGACCGTCGACGCCCATCGCTCCCGGATCGGCTTCTTCGTCGACTGGTGTGCAGACCAAGACATCGATAGCCTCGATCAGCTCTCTGCACGCGACCTGCACGAGTTCCGCGTGTGGCGACGGGAGGATCTGAACGTCGTCAGTGAGAAGACGCAGATGGACTCACTTCGGGTATTCATCGAGTGGTGTGAGACTATCGACGCCGTCGAGTCGGGACTGTACCGCAAGGTTGACTCGCCGAACTTGGACAATGGCGAGAACGCACGGGACACAGTCCTCAGCGCGGACCGAGCGCAGGAAGTGCTCGCATACCTCGAACGCTACGAGTACGCCACGACGGAGCACGTCTGTTGGGTCATCCTGACGGAGACGGGGGTACGCCTCGGGGGAGCCCGTGCGCTCGACGTCGAGGACTACCAGACGGATACGGAGACGCCCCACCTCGAAATCCATCACCGGCCGGAGTCAGAGACGCCGATCAAGAACAAGAAACCGGGAGAGCGTCGGGTTGCCATCAGCGAAGCGGCGTGCGAAGTGATCGACGATTATCTCGAACGACGGCGGCCGGACGTCGTGGACGATTATCAGCGAAAACCGCTTCTGGCAACACAGCGGGGTCGCGTAGCGACCTCAACCATTCGGGCCTACGTCTACCGGTGGTCGCGGCCGTGCGCTACCGGACGGGAGTGTCCGCACGACCGTGACCCGGACGACTGCGAGGCAGCAAACAACGAAGCCCGGGCTTCCCGGTGTCCGTCAAGCGTGACGCCTCATCCGATTCGTCGGGGATACATCACGCAGTTGCTTCGGGCCGGCATTCCGGTCGAAGTAGTCAGTGACCGGTGTAACGTCTCGCCGGCTATTATCGACCAGCATTACGACGTTCGATCGAAAGAAGACAAAATGCAGCAGCGCCAAGAGGTGCTTGGCGACCTCAGAGGCCGTGGTTCGTCGTACACCTAA
- a CDS encoding nuclear transport factor 2 family protein, protein MPRQTEKTNTERVQELYDSFAEGDFETVRDIMDPDVELHEPKGIAGGGTQHGFDEIVENVFSRIGTEWEDVSVVPERYVADGDTVVVLLTWSGTASKTGKSVEYPNAHVFDFEDGKIVQWRSYADTALFNAALED, encoded by the coding sequence ATGCCAAGACAAACGGAGAAGACCAATACCGAGAGAGTACAGGAACTGTACGATTCGTTCGCCGAGGGCGATTTCGAGACCGTCCGAGACATCATGGATCCGGATGTGGAGTTACACGAACCAAAGGGGATTGCCGGCGGCGGGACGCAACACGGATTCGACGAGATCGTTGAGAACGTCTTTTCCAGGATAGGAACTGAATGGGAGGATGTTTCGGTCGTTCCAGAGCGATACGTCGCAGACGGTGATACCGTCGTTGTCCTTCTCACGTGGAGTGGTACGGCTAGCAAGACGGGGAAGTCAGTGGAATACCCGAACGCACACGTCTTCGATTTCGAAGACGGGAAGATCGTTCAGTGGAGATCATACGCTGACACGGCGCTGTTTAATGCCGCACTCGAAGACTAG
- a CDS encoding FAD-binding oxidoreductase, with protein sequence MAQPLVSDDDITALRTGFRGDVLVPTDEGYDEARSIWNAMIDKHPAIITQPLGASDVMAAVAFARDHELEVAIHGGGHNVAGNAVCDDGLMIDCSAMKSVRVDPEQQTAWVEPGTLLHDVDVEAQAHGLVLPGGYVSSTGVAGLTLGGGFGHLSRTFGLTVDSLRSVELVTADGRFVTASESENPNLFWALRGGGGNFGVVTAFEFDLHELDPTVLAGPVVYGITDAPPVMREVAEAIDQGPDEVACMMAIRKAPPAPFLPEEVHGELVLMVVVMYAGDVETGESVLAPIREIGSPIADAVGPKPYTMFQTMFDGATNAGARNYWKAHYLPEMSDEAIDIICESATTIDSPETTIGMMALGREITRRPADSTPYQHRDAEWVVNIQSRWRDADEDDSHIAWARELFDALTPQATGGAYVNFISQDESEQRVHDAFGDEVYDRLAAVKAEWDPENVFHLNHNIQPAV encoded by the coding sequence ATGGCTCAGCCACTGGTCTCGGACGACGATATCACCGCACTCAGAACCGGGTTCAGAGGTGACGTACTCGTCCCGACGGACGAGGGATACGATGAGGCGCGTTCGATCTGGAATGCCATGATCGACAAGCACCCGGCGATCATCACCCAACCGCTCGGGGCGAGTGATGTGATGGCGGCTGTCGCGTTCGCCCGCGATCACGAGTTGGAGGTTGCTATCCACGGCGGCGGCCACAACGTCGCCGGGAACGCCGTCTGTGACGACGGCCTGATGATCGACTGCTCCGCGATGAAGTCCGTCCGCGTCGATCCCGAGCAGCAGACAGCGTGGGTCGAACCTGGCACTCTCCTCCACGATGTGGACGTCGAAGCGCAAGCACACGGGCTCGTTCTCCCGGGCGGGTACGTGTCCTCGACCGGTGTCGCTGGCCTGACCCTCGGTGGGGGGTTCGGCCACCTATCACGCACGTTCGGGCTGACTGTGGACAGCCTCCGGTCGGTCGAGTTAGTGACTGCTGACGGCCGGTTCGTCACAGCTAGCGAGAGCGAGAATCCCAATCTGTTTTGGGCACTCCGCGGCGGCGGCGGCAACTTCGGGGTCGTGACGGCCTTCGAATTCGACCTCCACGAACTCGACCCGACCGTCCTCGCAGGGCCTGTCGTCTACGGCATCACTGACGCTCCACCGGTGATGCGCGAGGTTGCCGAAGCCATTGACCAGGGACCGGACGAGGTCGCCTGCATGATGGCCATCCGCAAAGCTCCGCCCGCCCCGTTCCTCCCCGAGGAGGTGCATGGTGAGCTCGTGCTCATGGTGGTTGTAATGTACGCTGGCGATGTAGAGACAGGTGAGAGCGTGCTCGCGCCGATCCGCGAGATCGGCTCACCGATCGCCGACGCTGTCGGGCCAAAGCCGTACACAATGTTCCAGACCATGTTCGATGGGGCGACGAATGCCGGGGCACGCAACTACTGGAAGGCACACTACCTGCCGGAGATGAGTGACGAGGCGATCGACATCATATGCGAGTCCGCCACCACGATCGACTCCCCGGAGACGACGATCGGTATGATGGCACTCGGGCGTGAGATAACGCGTCGTCCTGCTGACTCGACTCCGTATCAGCATCGGGACGCCGAGTGGGTGGTGAACATCCAGTCACGATGGCGCGACGCGGACGAGGACGACTCCCACATCGCGTGGGCACGTGAACTGTTCGACGCCCTGACGCCGCAGGCGACCGGCGGCGCATACGTCAACTTCATCAGCCAAGATGAAAGCGAACAGCGCGTTCACGATGCATTCGGTGATGAGGTGTACGACCGACTCGCTGCTGTCAAGGCCGAGTGGGACCCGGAGAACGTGTTCCATCTCAACCACAACATACAGCCAGCGGTCTGA
- a CDS encoding nuclear transport factor 2 family protein: MGTSPGTIVKRVVEAQNDHDLEGMLEWIAPDYQTETPLHPERNFTGHDQVRETWETVFRTTPDFEATLLNLVEDGTTVWAEFRYSGTQIDGTPLDMWGVIIFEVEDGQLARGRVYLEPSEAGEETWQDVYEVEGEDGTN, translated from the coding sequence ATGGGAACAAGTCCAGGCACTATCGTCAAACGCGTCGTCGAGGCACAGAATGACCATGATCTTGAGGGGATGCTGGAATGGATCGCACCGGACTACCAGACGGAGACACCTCTCCATCCGGAGCGCAACTTTACCGGCCATGACCAGGTACGCGAGACGTGGGAGACCGTCTTCCGAACGACCCCGGATTTTGAGGCGACCCTTCTGAATCTGGTGGAGGACGGGACTACCGTTTGGGCGGAGTTCCGATACTCGGGAACACAGATTGACGGAACACCGTTGGACATGTGGGGCGTCATTATCTTTGAGGTGGAGGACGGACAGCTGGCCCGCGGACGCGTCTACTTGGAGCCATCCGAGGCCGGGGAGGAGACGTGGCAAGACGTCTACGAGGTCGAGGGAGAGGACGGCACGAACTGA